One genomic window of Coraliomargarita sinensis includes the following:
- the secY gene encoding preprotein translocase subunit SecY, whose protein sequence is MLSAFTNSLKIPELRQKIFFTLALLFIARVGANIPLPGMNIGPIEDFFASQGGSNGVVGMFNMFTGGALLKGAVFALGIMPYISASIIMQLVGAVFPTIARLQQEGDVGRQKINQYTRYLTIAICIVQGLLLLVALSTNPGSLIGQGFNPAEYGEVVIAGQVPFLITGTIFLTAGTMIMVWLGEQITQKGIGNGISLLITVSIISGLPGAVAAAYQMFVAPVGSEGAALGVPEGVLMLALLFAVTAGLVAITQAQRKIPVQYAKRVVGRKVYGGQSSFLPLKVNYAGVMPVIFGSAILMFPAQILSYLGSATGMRFFNDFADSIAHGRPAYYIIFGLLILIFSYFWVSMMFKPIQIADDLKKNGGYIPGVRPGEPTAKFLDYIMTRLTLFGALSLTLIALFPDILLYAYNVPFSVAIFFGGTGMLITVGVLLDTMRQIETYLLQRHYDGFLKKGKMRGRSAARTKQIVDTAGLQDFWTAWRPLLFIAVALFVLGIVSWFLNLG, encoded by the coding sequence ATGCTTTCTGCTTTTACCAATTCCCTGAAAATTCCCGAGCTGCGCCAGAAGATCTTCTTCACTCTGGCGCTTCTTTTCATTGCTCGTGTGGGTGCGAATATTCCGCTCCCCGGCATGAACATCGGGCCGATTGAGGACTTTTTTGCTTCCCAGGGCGGATCCAACGGAGTGGTCGGCATGTTCAACATGTTTACCGGCGGCGCGCTATTGAAAGGGGCCGTATTCGCTTTGGGGATTATGCCCTACATCAGTGCCTCGATTATTATGCAACTGGTAGGCGCGGTATTTCCCACAATTGCGCGTCTTCAGCAGGAAGGTGATGTCGGTCGTCAAAAGATCAACCAGTACACCCGCTATCTCACGATTGCCATTTGCATCGTGCAGGGCTTGTTGCTGCTCGTCGCTCTCTCGACAAACCCGGGTAGCTTGATCGGACAGGGTTTTAACCCGGCCGAATACGGTGAAGTCGTGATCGCCGGACAGGTGCCGTTTTTGATTACGGGTACGATCTTCCTGACCGCCGGCACCATGATCATGGTTTGGCTCGGCGAGCAGATTACCCAGAAGGGTATCGGTAATGGTATTTCGCTCTTGATTACGGTCAGTATTATTTCGGGTCTTCCGGGTGCAGTCGCCGCAGCTTATCAGATGTTTGTCGCTCCGGTCGGTTCTGAAGGTGCCGCCCTTGGTGTGCCGGAAGGCGTACTTATGCTGGCACTGCTCTTTGCCGTGACTGCGGGGCTGGTGGCCATCACCCAGGCCCAGCGTAAGATCCCGGTCCAGTATGCGAAGCGTGTGGTCGGTCGTAAAGTCTACGGCGGACAAAGCTCCTTCCTTCCGCTCAAGGTCAATTACGCCGGTGTGATGCCTGTTATTTTCGGTAGCGCGATTTTGATGTTCCCGGCTCAAATACTGAGCTATCTCGGTTCCGCTACGGGGATGCGTTTCTTTAACGACTTTGCCGATTCGATTGCCCACGGTCGCCCGGCTTACTACATCATTTTCGGTCTTCTCATTCTGATATTCAGTTACTTCTGGGTATCGATGATGTTTAAACCCATTCAGATCGCGGATGATTTGAAGAAGAACGGTGGCTACATCCCCGGCGTTCGCCCGGGTGAGCCAACAGCAAAGTTCCTCGACTACATCATGACGCGCCTGACCTTGTTCGGTGCACTGTCACTGACACTGATCGCGCTTTTCCCCGACATTCTCCTGTACGCCTACAATGTGCCTTTCAGCGTCGCTATTTTCTTCGGCGGGACGGGTATGTTGATTACCGTTGGTGTGCTTCTCGACACCATGCGCCAGATTGAGACTTACCTGCTTCAGCGCCACTACGACGGTTTCCTGAAGAAGGGTAAAATGCGCGGTCGTTCCGCGGCCCGCACCAAGCAGATCGTCGATACCGCCGGCCTGCAGGATTTCTGGACAGCCTGGCGCCCGCTGCTCTTCATCGCGGTGGCCCTGTTCGTCCTCGGAATCGTTTCCTGGTTTTTAAATCTCGGCTAA
- the rplF gene encoding 50S ribosomal protein L6: protein MSRIGKLPVPVLDKATVAIDGQTVRVEGPKGKLEKTFDRSVNIELADSEVRVTPADKSPHAYAMYGTVRSIINNMVIGVVEGYKKELELKGVGFRGALKGNVLDMALGKSHPCEITIPEGITVTVKENTKITVEGADKQMVGEITASIYAFYPAEPYKGKGVHIVGKYVRRKEGKKSA, encoded by the coding sequence ATGAGCAGAATTGGTAAACTTCCCGTCCCCGTCCTCGACAAGGCAACCGTCGCTATCGATGGTCAAACCGTCCGTGTCGAAGGGCCTAAGGGCAAACTCGAAAAAACATTCGACCGCTCGGTCAACATCGAACTCGCCGACAGCGAGGTGCGTGTGACTCCGGCAGATAAGAGCCCGCACGCTTATGCGATGTACGGCACTGTCCGGTCCATCATCAACAACATGGTGATCGGCGTCGTCGAAGGCTACAAGAAAGAGCTTGAGCTCAAAGGTGTCGGTTTCCGCGGCGCGCTTAAGGGCAACGTTCTGGATATGGCCCTCGGCAAGTCACACCCGTGTGAGATCACAATTCCCGAAGGCATCACCGTCACTGTGAAGGAAAACACGAAGATCACAGTCGAAGGTGCCGACAAACAGATGGTGGGCGAAATTACCGCCTCCATTTATGCATTCTACCCGGCCGAGCCTTACAAGGGCAAGGGTGTCCACATCGTTGGCAAATACGTCCGCCGCAAGGAGGGTAAGAAGTCCGCTTAA
- the rpsN gene encoding 30S ribosomal protein S14, producing the protein MAKKSAIQRNLKRVRMIEKYAKKRAELKAILADPETPDEEFYKAQAKLSKLPKNSSPIRARNRCSVTGRPRAFIRKFGLSRITFRELATQGKIPGVTKSSW; encoded by the coding sequence ATGGCAAAAAAATCTGCAATTCAACGCAATCTGAAGCGCGTGCGTATGATCGAAAAATACGCAAAGAAGCGTGCTGAGCTGAAGGCAATCCTCGCGGATCCCGAAACTCCGGACGAAGAGTTTTACAAGGCTCAGGCCAAGCTCTCGAAGCTGCCCAAGAACAGCTCCCCGATCCGTGCGCGCAACCGCTGCTCCGTCACCGGTCGTCCCCGCGCATTCATCCGCAAGTTCGGTCTCTCCCGTATCACATTCCGTGAGCTCGCCACCCAAGGCAAGATTCCCGGTGTGACTAAATCCTCCTGGTAA
- the rpsK gene encoding 30S ribosomal protein S11: MSEEEVKATEEEEKVAAAAATEEGAEPEKKKEVTAEDLLKSELDGVKIRRAKGSKNITSGVVNVLATFNNTKVTFTDARGNVISWSSAGKCNFRGSRKSTAYAAQVVTQDAGRVAMSHGMKEVVVKLKGPGMGRDSAVRALQSLGMIVTEIVDVTPVPHNGCRSPKRRRV, from the coding sequence ATGAGCGAAGAAGAAGTTAAAGCAACTGAAGAAGAAGAAAAGGTCGCCGCAGCCGCCGCCACTGAAGAAGGCGCTGAGCCTGAAAAGAAAAAAGAGGTGACTGCTGAGGACCTCCTCAAGAGCGAGCTTGATGGCGTCAAGATTCGGCGTGCCAAGGGAAGTAAGAATATTACTTCCGGCGTGGTCAATGTGCTCGCCACCTTCAACAACACAAAAGTCACGTTCACCGACGCTCGTGGTAACGTCATTTCCTGGTCCAGCGCTGGCAAGTGCAACTTCCGCGGCTCCCGCAAGTCCACTGCCTACGCCGCGCAGGTGGTGACTCAGGATGCCGGACGTGTCGCCATGTCCCACGGCATGAAGGAAGTCGTCGTCAAGCTCAAGGGCCCGGGTATGGGTCGCGACTCCGCAGTCCGTGCACTTCAATCTCTCGGTATGATCGTAACTGAAATCGTGGATGTGACTCCGGTCCCCCACAACGGTTGCCGTTCTCCGAAACGTCGTCGCGTCTAA
- the rplO gene encoding 50S ribosomal protein L15 — MNLQSIPTIKGATHPTKRLGRGEGSGHGKTSGKGHKGQKARSGGGIRIGFEGGQMPLYRKLPRRGFNNKNFKTTFQLVNVGDLEKLEGDAVNRESLVKAGLIRDNDQGVKLLGDGELSKAFTVEVDKVSGSAKSKIEAAGGKIVEAAVESAEPAETAEAEEKDDA, encoded by the coding sequence ATGAACCTTCAAAGCATTCCCACTATCAAAGGTGCCACTCACCCGACCAAGCGTCTTGGACGCGGCGAGGGCAGTGGACACGGCAAAACTTCTGGCAAGGGCCACAAGGGTCAGAAAGCACGCTCCGGTGGCGGTATCCGCATCGGTTTCGAGGGTGGTCAAATGCCGCTCTATCGTAAGCTTCCACGTCGTGGTTTTAACAACAAGAACTTCAAGACCACCTTCCAACTGGTGAATGTCGGTGACCTCGAAAAGCTCGAGGGCGATGCCGTCAACCGCGAGTCTCTTGTGAAGGCCGGCCTTATCCGTGACAACGATCAGGGGGTGAAGTTGCTCGGTGACGGTGAGCTCTCCAAGGCATTTACCGTCGAGGTCGATAAAGTTTCCGGTTCCGCCAAGTCGAAAATCGAAGCTGCCGGCGGCAAGATCGTCGAAGCTGCGGTTGAGAGTGCCGAACCGGCCGAGACGGCAGAAGCCGAAGAAAAGGACGACGCATAA
- the rpsE gene encoding 30S ribosomal protein S5, with protein MSKQNRSFSPADQAEEAPEFVEKVVHINRCAKVVKGGRRFSFAALVVVGDQKGQVGVGYGKAKEVPECIRKGTEQAKKNLVEVKLRGDTIPHHVLGEADGGKVLLRPASDGTGVIAGGGCRAVLESVGIKNILSKSLGSNNHLAMVKATMDALQQLRSNEEIQNVRFGDKVAAEA; from the coding sequence ATGAGCAAACAAAACAGATCATTTTCGCCGGCTGACCAAGCCGAAGAAGCTCCCGAGTTCGTCGAGAAAGTCGTGCACATCAACCGTTGTGCGAAAGTCGTGAAGGGTGGTCGCCGCTTCAGCTTCGCCGCGCTGGTTGTCGTGGGCGATCAGAAGGGCCAGGTCGGTGTCGGTTACGGCAAGGCCAAGGAAGTTCCCGAGTGTATCCGCAAAGGCACCGAACAAGCCAAGAAGAACCTCGTCGAAGTTAAACTCCGTGGCGACACCATCCCGCACCACGTGTTGGGTGAGGCCGACGGCGGTAAAGTGCTGCTTCGTCCCGCATCGGACGGTACGGGTGTTATCGCTGGCGGTGGTTGCCGTGCGGTTCTCGAATCCGTCGGTATTAAAAACATTCTCTCCAAATCACTCGGCTCGAACAATCACCTCGCCATGGTGAAGGCTACGATGGACGCACTCCAGCAGCTTCGTTCGAACGAGGAAATTCAAAACGTCCGCTTCGGTGACAAAGTCGCCGCCGAAGCCTAA
- the rpsQ gene encoding 30S ribosomal protein S17: protein MEAVATRNSRKTLVGTVSSRSGDKTIKVTYSYKVPHPLYKKEIRRKTVVHAHDEKNECGLGDKVEIMETRPLSKLKRWRVTRVLEVAPKLGDEE, encoded by the coding sequence ATGGAAGCTGTCGCTACACGTAATTCCCGTAAGACCCTTGTCGGAACTGTCTCCAGTCGTTCCGGTGACAAAACCATCAAGGTCACTTACTCCTATAAAGTTCCGCACCCGCTCTACAAAAAGGAGATTCGGCGCAAGACCGTGGTCCACGCACACGACGAGAAAAACGAGTGCGGCCTTGGCGACAAGGTGGAGATCATGGAAACCCGCCCGCTGAGCAAGCTCAAGCGCTGGCGCGTCACCCGCGTGCTCGAAGTCGCTCCCAAACTCGGCGACGAGGAATAA
- the rplE gene encoding 50S ribosomal protein L5 codes for MSKALLQKLYTETVVPGLKKKFGYENAHQVPAVKKIVINSGFTATADKNHINYVAEEIAKITGQRPVTTKAKLSISNFKLREGQPIGCKVTLRGEAMYDFMMRLINIALPCIRDFRGVPSKLDGQGNYTLGISDHTIFPEVSAEGTSATIGMDISFATSAGTDEEGRELLRLFGMPFRKSSSEVAAEEAAAATAEQANA; via the coding sequence ATGTCAAAAGCACTCCTACAGAAACTCTACACCGAAACGGTTGTTCCCGGGCTTAAAAAGAAGTTCGGCTACGAAAACGCGCACCAAGTGCCCGCGGTTAAAAAGATCGTTATCAACTCCGGTTTTACTGCGACCGCAGACAAGAACCACATCAACTATGTGGCAGAAGAGATCGCCAAGATTACTGGACAGCGTCCGGTGACGACCAAGGCGAAGCTCAGTATCTCCAATTTCAAGCTTCGTGAAGGCCAACCGATCGGTTGCAAGGTCACGCTCCGCGGTGAGGCCATGTATGATTTCATGATGCGCCTGATCAACATCGCTCTGCCCTGCATTCGCGACTTTCGTGGCGTACCCTCCAAGCTGGACGGCCAGGGTAACTACACGCTTGGTATTTCCGACCACACCATCTTTCCGGAAGTGAGTGCCGAAGGTACGTCCGCTACGATCGGTATGGATATCTCTTTCGCAACCAGCGCGGGAACGGATGAAGAGGGGCGCGAACTGCTCCGCCTTTTCGGTATGCCTTTCCGCAAGTCCAGTTCCGAAGTGGCTGCTGAGGAAGCTGCCGCAGCAACCGCGGAACAGGCAAACGCATAA
- the rplR gene encoding 50S ribosomal protein L18, whose translation MKLQKKQSLAQKRRWRIRKKVQGTAERPRLAVHFSNKHIYAQCIDDVKGHTLAYVTSVGGKDTDLKANSEGANALGKAIAEKAKTAGIESVVFDRAGRRYHGCVKSFAEAAREGGLQF comes from the coding sequence ATGAAACTTCAGAAGAAACAATCTCTCGCACAGAAGCGCCGCTGGCGCATTCGCAAGAAGGTCCAGGGCACCGCAGAGCGCCCGCGCCTTGCTGTGCATTTCTCCAACAAGCACATCTACGCGCAATGCATCGACGACGTAAAGGGCCACACCTTGGCCTACGTTACCTCCGTCGGTGGAAAAGATACCGATCTCAAAGCGAACAGCGAAGGCGCCAATGCCCTGGGCAAGGCTATCGCTGAAAAAGCCAAGACGGCCGGTATCGAAAGTGTTGTCTTCGACCGTGCCGGTCGTCGCTATCACGGTTGCGTTAAGTCATTCGCCGAAGCCGCCCGCGAAGGTGGACTCCAGTTCTAA
- the rplX gene encoding 50S ribosomal protein L24, producing the protein MAKAIKREQEVVVISGAHKGKRGKVLEVRAPEKVLVEGVNLVTKYERKSQENPEGGSVEKEAPIHYSNVMLAEKFDAKSK; encoded by the coding sequence ATGGCTAAAGCAATCAAACGCGAACAGGAAGTTGTCGTTATCTCCGGCGCCCACAAGGGCAAGCGGGGTAAGGTCCTTGAAGTCCGGGCTCCGGAAAAGGTCCTTGTGGAAGGCGTCAACCTCGTCACGAAATACGAGCGCAAGTCTCAGGAGAATCCGGAAGGCGGCTCCGTCGAGAAGGAAGCTCCCATCCACTATTCCAACGTCATGCTGGCCGAGAAGTTTGATGCCAAGAGCAAATAA
- a CDS encoding DNA-directed RNA polymerase subunit alpha, with amino-acid sequence MPKRLGKFELPNRLVKVEETATDTFATFQAEPFETGYGHTIGNSLRRVLLSSIEGAAISSIKIDGVQHEFQSVEGIVEDVTDIVLNLKKVLLVSESRETTTLVIDVNRDGVVTAADIQEDANFKVINPEQVICTLDKKQRFLAELEVRVGRGYCAGEDNKKPDQAIGVIAIDSLFSPVKLVKYSVENTRVGQEMDYDKLILEVTTDGRITPDDALKQSAAILKHHLDVFDEVSQDDIEFESESKEISEEQNRLRKLLNMSVNEIELSVRAANCLNNANITSVGELAMKSEQEMLKYRNFGKKSLNEIKDKLEQLGLSLGMKIDERLLEKGTEL; translated from the coding sequence ATGCCCAAGCGCTTAGGAAAATTCGAACTTCCAAATCGTCTGGTAAAAGTCGAAGAGACTGCTACCGACACTTTTGCAACCTTCCAAGCCGAGCCGTTTGAGACCGGTTACGGCCACACGATCGGAAATTCCCTCCGTCGCGTGCTGCTCAGCTCCATCGAGGGTGCGGCCATCTCTTCCATCAAGATCGACGGGGTTCAACACGAATTCCAGAGTGTTGAAGGCATTGTTGAAGATGTCACCGACATCGTCCTCAATCTGAAAAAGGTTCTTCTGGTTTCCGAGTCCCGTGAGACTACCACACTTGTCATCGATGTGAATCGCGACGGTGTCGTCACCGCTGCGGATATTCAGGAGGATGCCAACTTCAAGGTCATCAACCCGGAGCAAGTCATTTGCACGCTCGATAAAAAGCAGCGTTTCCTCGCCGAGCTCGAAGTTCGTGTCGGTCGCGGATACTGCGCCGGTGAGGATAACAAGAAGCCGGATCAGGCTATCGGCGTGATCGCTATCGACTCACTCTTCAGCCCGGTCAAGCTCGTCAAGTATTCCGTCGAGAACACCCGTGTCGGTCAGGAGATGGACTACGACAAACTTATTCTGGAAGTGACGACCGATGGTCGCATCACTCCGGACGATGCGCTCAAGCAAAGCGCTGCCATCCTCAAGCACCACCTCGACGTCTTCGACGAAGTATCGCAGGACGACATCGAGTTCGAAAGCGAGAGCAAGGAAATCAGCGAAGAGCAAAACCGCCTGCGCAAGCTGCTCAACATGAGCGTGAACGAAATCGAACTTTCGGTGCGTGCGGCGAACTGCTTGAACAACGCCAACATCACATCGGTTGGCGAGCTTGCCATGAAGTCCGAACAGGAGATGCTGAAATACCGTAACTTCGGTAAGAAGTCTCTCAACGAAATCAAAGACAAGCTCGAACAACTCGGCCTCTCGCTGGGTATGAAGATCGACGAGCGCCTGCTTGAAAAGGGCACAGAACTTTAA
- the rpsM gene encoding 30S ribosomal protein S13, with protein sequence MPRILGVDIPANKKLEYSLRYVYGIGPTRAKAVVAESGLDPDRRAGDLSEEEVNQLASIIGDKQYLCEGDLRRERTANLKRLSAIRSVRGMRHMRGLPVRGQRTKTNARTRKGAIKPVRK encoded by the coding sequence ATGCCACGTATCCTTGGAGTCGATATACCCGCCAACAAGAAGCTAGAATACTCGCTTCGTTATGTTTATGGCATCGGGCCAACACGCGCGAAAGCTGTCGTTGCGGAGTCAGGTCTCGATCCTGATCGCCGTGCCGGCGACCTCAGTGAAGAAGAGGTCAACCAGCTCGCATCCATCATCGGTGATAAGCAGTACCTCTGCGAAGGTGATCTCCGCCGCGAGCGCACTGCGAATCTCAAGCGCCTCTCTGCCATCCGCAGTGTGCGGGGCATGCGCCATATGCGCGGACTCCCGGTTCGCGGTCAACGTACCAAGACAAACGCCCGCACCCGTAAAGGTGCGATCAAGCCCGTTCGTAAGTAA
- the rpmC gene encoding 50S ribosomal protein L29, which yields MSTKDIREMSEAEIEKQLRDTRDAQVDLRMRKQTGQVEHPHQFKEMRRQIARLETILKEKKLASASA from the coding sequence ATGAGCACAAAAGATATTCGTGAAATGTCCGAGGCTGAAATAGAAAAGCAGCTGCGTGACACCCGTGACGCTCAAGTCGATCTCCGCATGCGTAAGCAGACCGGCCAGGTCGAACACCCGCACCAATTCAAGGAAATGCGCCGCCAGATCGCGCGCCTTGAAACCATCCTCAAGGAAAAGAAGTTGGCCTCCGCCAGCGCTTAA
- the rplN gene encoding 50S ribosomal protein L14 has product MIQMNSRVFVADNTGAKSAEMIRRLGQSKRSADVGDVVVCTVKEAATDASVKKGEVVRAVVVRTKAPVRRGDGSYLRFDNNAVVIINPDGNPRGTRIFGPVARELRAKYMKIISLAPEVL; this is encoded by the coding sequence ATGATTCAGATGAACAGCCGCGTTTTCGTCGCGGACAACACAGGCGCCAAATCGGCAGAGATGATCCGTCGTCTCGGCCAAAGCAAGCGCAGCGCTGATGTTGGCGACGTCGTTGTTTGCACCGTGAAGGAAGCCGCCACCGATGCTTCCGTCAAAAAGGGCGAAGTCGTTCGCGCCGTGGTCGTCCGCACCAAGGCCCCCGTTCGCCGTGGTGATGGCAGCTACTTGCGTTTCGATAACAACGCAGTCGTTATCATTAATCCGGATGGAAATCCGAGAGGCACACGTATTTTTGGACCGGTTGCCCGTGAGCTCCGCGCCAAATACATGAAGATCATTTCACTTGCACCGGAGGTTCTCTAA
- the rplQ gene encoding 50S ribosomal protein L17, with amino-acid sequence MRHGKRKHKLGVSGPHRSAMMGNLAVALITHGRIETTLAKAKALRPFIEKIITLAKKADKANDAARKLHFRRLAIARVRDKKAVAQLFDERVSEFVDRAGGYTRIYKLGQRVGDAAEMALIELIDGNDEGYEKPKKKAAKKAAKKAAKKSAKKATKKAAKKAAKKVAKKDDADAEEEAAEDTSKEEEAKAETAAKAAAAEATESSEPEEASDDSKEEKKDS; translated from the coding sequence ATGCGTCACGGCAAAAGAAAACACAAACTCGGCGTATCCGGTCCACACCGTTCGGCTATGATGGGCAATCTCGCGGTTGCACTCATCACTCATGGACGCATCGAGACGACACTGGCCAAGGCTAAGGCCTTACGCCCATTCATTGAAAAGATTATCACGCTGGCTAAGAAAGCCGACAAGGCCAACGATGCTGCCCGCAAGCTGCATTTCCGTCGTCTGGCGATCGCCCGTGTGCGCGATAAGAAGGCAGTCGCACAGCTCTTTGACGAGCGTGTGAGCGAATTTGTCGACCGTGCGGGTGGTTACACCCGTATCTACAAGCTCGGCCAGCGTGTCGGCGATGCGGCTGAAATGGCCCTCATCGAACTCATCGACGGTAACGACGAAGGCTACGAGAAGCCCAAGAAAAAGGCTGCGAAAAAGGCCGCCAAGAAAGCTGCGAAAAAGTCAGCGAAGAAGGCGACCAAAAAGGCCGCCAAAAAAGCAGCAAAGAAGGTTGCGAAAAAGGACGATGCCGACGCCGAAGAAGAAGCTGCCGAGGATACTTCCAAGGAAGAAGAGGCCAAGGCCGAAACTGCTGCCAAGGCAGCTGCGGCAGAAGCAACTGAAAGCAGCGAGCCGGAAGAAGCATCTGACGATTCCAAAGAGGAAAAGAAGGATAGCTAA
- the rpsH gene encoding 30S ribosomal protein S8, producing MAVHDTIGDFLTTIRNASAAHKDTCTMQSSKMRAAIAAILKDEGYINDVSEGENEKGFKTLTLSLKFVGDTPAITGIERHSTPGRRLYYGCKDIPRVLGGLGVAILTTSKGVMRARDAREAGVGGELVCKVW from the coding sequence ATGGCAGTTCACGATACAATCGGCGATTTCCTCACCACCATCCGTAACGCAAGCGCGGCGCATAAGGACACCTGCACAATGCAGAGCTCCAAAATGCGCGCCGCAATCGCTGCGATCCTTAAGGATGAGGGCTACATTAACGACGTCAGCGAAGGCGAAAATGAAAAGGGTTTCAAAACCCTGACGCTTTCTCTCAAGTTTGTCGGTGACACACCGGCGATCACAGGCATCGAGCGTCACAGTACGCCCGGTCGTCGTCTCTACTATGGTTGCAAAGACATCCCCCGTGTACTCGGTGGACTTGGTGTCGCCATCCTGACAACCTCGAAAGGCGTGATGCGCGCCCGCGATGCCCGCGAAGCTGGCGTCGGCGGTGAGCTCGTCTGCAAAGTCTGGTAA
- the map gene encoding type I methionyl aminopeptidase, protein MKYIRSDEEIQSIREACQIAATVLKALVDATEAGVTTYDLDQLGRKQIEALGAQSACHNYRSGNHVFPAYTCISVNEEIVHGIGTMKRVIQPGDVVSLDVVVSHNGYIGDNATTVLVEPVAEENADLIAATRESLDYAITFARAGNRVGDISNAVERYIKRHNYGIVRDFVGHGVGKTMHEPPQIPNFGRRGSGALLKPGMALAIEPMINLGTGKVKLLDDGWTAVTQDGKSSAHFEHTVLVTNGDPEILTIPKN, encoded by the coding sequence ATGAAATACATTCGTTCCGACGAAGAAATTCAATCGATTCGTGAAGCCTGCCAAATCGCAGCCACTGTCCTCAAGGCACTGGTCGATGCGACTGAAGCGGGAGTGACGACCTACGACTTGGATCAGCTCGGCCGCAAGCAGATTGAAGCGCTCGGTGCGCAAAGCGCCTGCCATAACTACCGCTCCGGCAATCATGTCTTTCCGGCCTACACCTGCATCTCCGTCAATGAGGAGATCGTGCATGGTATCGGCACAATGAAACGGGTCATACAACCCGGCGATGTGGTTTCACTGGACGTGGTCGTGTCTCACAACGGCTACATCGGCGACAACGCCACCACCGTATTGGTGGAGCCTGTTGCCGAAGAAAACGCGGATCTCATCGCGGCAACCCGCGAATCCCTCGATTACGCGATTACTTTCGCCCGTGCCGGAAACCGCGTGGGCGACATCTCCAACGCCGTCGAACGGTACATCAAGCGCCACAATTACGGTATCGTCCGTGATTTTGTCGGGCACGGGGTCGGCAAGACCATGCATGAGCCGCCGCAAATTCCGAATTTTGGTCGGCGCGGCAGTGGAGCGCTCCTCAAGCCCGGCATGGCCCTGGCTATCGAGCCCATGATCAATCTCGGCACCGGTAAGGTGAAATTACTGGACGACGGCTGGACTGCCGTCACACAGGACGGAAAGTCTTCCGCCCACTTCGAACACACCGTTCTCGTGACCAACGGGGACCCGGAAATTTTAACAATTCCAAAAAATTAA
- the rpsD gene encoding 30S ribosomal protein S4 produces the protein MARYTGPTTRINRRFSQAIFAPTKAFERKPHPPGQHGPRLRRKLSEYAIGLNEKQKLRFMYGMTEKQFRLTFEKAKNTRGVTGEIFLQMLESRLDSVIYRLGFAKSRAAARQFVGHGHILVNGVKTDIPSFMVKEGDEIEVRERTSSRQLATRCMEESQARTVPEWLSLNADALKATVNHLPSSEETEDSINVQLIVEYYSR, from the coding sequence ATGGCCCGTTACACAGGACCTACAACCCGCATCAACCGTCGCTTCAGTCAGGCGATCTTTGCCCCGACTAAAGCTTTTGAGCGTAAACCGCACCCTCCCGGCCAGCACGGCCCGCGTTTGCGCCGCAAATTGAGCGAATACGCGATCGGTTTGAACGAAAAGCAGAAACTGCGCTTCATGTATGGCATGACGGAGAAGCAGTTCCGCCTCACTTTCGAAAAAGCCAAAAACACCCGTGGTGTGACTGGTGAGATTTTCCTTCAAATGTTGGAAAGTCGTCTGGACAGCGTGATCTACCGCCTGGGCTTTGCCAAGTCACGCGCGGCAGCACGTCAGTTTGTGGGTCACGGCCATATCTTGGTGAATGGTGTTAAGACCGACATCCCCAGCTTTATGGTGAAAGAGGGTGATGAGATCGAAGTGCGTGAGCGTACTTCCTCCCGTCAGCTCGCGACCCGCTGCATGGAAGAGAGCCAGGCACGCACCGTACCGGAATGGCTGTCCCTGAATGCCGATGCTTTGAAAGCAACGGTCAATCATCTTCCTTCCAGCGAAGAGACTGAAGACTCCATCAACGTTCAACTGATTGTTGAATACTACAGCCGTTAG